Proteins encoded in a region of the Tripterygium wilfordii isolate XIE 37 chromosome 21, ASM1340144v1, whole genome shotgun sequence genome:
- the LOC119987701 gene encoding LOW QUALITY PROTEIN: lysine-specific demethylase JMJ25-like (The sequence of the model RefSeq protein was modified relative to this genomic sequence to represent the inferred CDS: inserted 3 bases in 2 codons) — MDRPREQDDSVSKENEEVSVAKASRRGRKKDAQVIKARNPSDVGGDGVALTASNEKDKILEDDIQKKRKSSGYNVSEEVKISKRDPKWVAEESLMCHQCQRNDKGRVVRCRKCTTKRYCIPCLTNWYPQMIEDEVAVACPFSXGICNCKSCLRLEYVPVEILKNSNWKISKDEEVQHYKYIVQSLLPHLKQLNEEQLMETHIEAKRQGISMSELKITIADFDMDERVYCDICRTSIFDFHRSCSNCSCDICHICCQEIRVGNLCCGNQEKVILKYAKVGIQYYHGEDIHVENEAEVELADEGKAQLAAETCSRDDVRSASNWKANKDGSILCHCGHGILELKSMFPENWVSELVRKADDVAKAYKLVDTVRLPGAPCLCFEANGDANLSNNKLLKAATREDSDDNYLYCPASKDIQHEDLKHFQYHWMRAEPVIVRNVLEAASGLSWEPMVMWRAFRQMKHVKYDXLLNVKTIDCLDWSEYEINVHQFFTGYSEGRFHKNDWPQILKLKDWPSSNLFEEVLPRHAAEFKCCIPFKEYTHPTKGVLNIAIALPDICLKPEMGPKTYIAYGVAQEFGRGDSVTKLHCNTSDAVNVLTHTAEVTFSPGQLAKIENLKKQHFEHDQREIFGKTEALDVKVYCIRNEIDFSMILDMDSSNDGGKLVGVEYDEGGALWDIFRRQDVPKLLNYLNKHFREFRHTYCLPVQKVYHPIHDQTFYLTLEHKRKLKEEYGIEPWTFVQKLGDAVLIPAGCPHQVRNLKSCIKVAMDYVSPENVSECIRLTEEFRLLPDGHRANEDMLEVKKMTLYAMDRALKGLEPNAGQVVFFFLVEI, encoded by the exons ATGGATCGGCCAAGGGAGCAAGATGATAGTGTATCAAAGGAAAATGAAGAGGTTTCGGTGGCGAAGGCAAGTCGACGCGGTCGAAAGAAGGATGCCCAGGTCATTAAAGCTCGAAACCCTAGTGATGTTGGAGGTGATGGAGTAGCTCTAACTGCGTCAAATGAGAAAGACAAGATTTTGGAGGATGATAttcagaagaaaaggaaatctTCAGGTTACAATGTTTCTGAGGAAGTTAAAATCAGTAAGAGGGATCCCAAA TGGGTAGCCGAGGAATCTTTAATGTGCCACCAGTGCCAGAGAAATGACAAAGGCCGGGTTGTTCGATGTCGGAAATGCACCACCAAACGATACTGTATCCCTTGCTTGACCAATTG GTATCCTCAGATGATAGAGGATGAAGTTGCTGTAGCTTGCCCATTTTC TGGGATTTGCAACTGTAAATCGTGCTTACGTCTGGAATATGTCCCAGTAGAA ATTCTAAAGAATTCAAATTGGAAAATTAGTAAAGACGAAGAAGTTCAGCATTACAAGTATATAGTACAATCGCTTCTTCCACATTTGAAGCAGTTAAATGAAGAACAATTGATGGAGACACATATCGAGGCTAAAAGACAAG GGATATCAATGTCAGAGTTAAAGATAACAATAGCTGATTTTGACATGGATGAGCGTGTGTACTG TGATATATGCAGAACTTCGATATTTGATTTCCACAGAAGCTGTTCAAACTGCTCCTGTGACATCTGTCATATTTGTTGTCAGGAAATCCGTGTTGGAAACTTGTGCTGCGGCAATCAGGAAAAGGTGATATTGAAGTATGCTAAGGTGGGGATTCAATATTATCATGGGGAGGACATTCATGTTGAAAATGAGGCTGAGGTTGAATTGGCTGATGAGGGAAAAGCTCAATTGGCTGCTGAAACTTGCTCTAGGGATGATGTAAGGTCAGCGTCTAATTGGAAAGCCAATAAAGATGGAAGCATACTGTGTCATTGTGGTCATGGGATTCTAGAATTGAAGAGTATGTTCCCTGAAAATTGGGTTTCAGAGTTGGTAAGGAAAGCAGATGATGTTGCAAAAGCTTACAAACTTGTGGACACTGTTAGACTTCCTGGGGCGCCATGCTTGTGCTTTGAAGCAAATGGTGATGCTAACTTGAGCAATAATAAGTTACTAAAAGCTGCCACTCGAGAAGATTCTGATGACAACTATTTGTATTGCCCAGCGTCCAAAGATATCCAACATGAAGATTTGAAGCATTTTCAGTACCACTGGATGAGAGCTGAGCCTGTAATTGTCAGAAACGTGCTAGAAGCCGCATCTGGTTTGAGTTGGGAGCCAATGGTCATGTGGCGCGCCTTTCGCCAAATGAAACATGTCAAATATG GGCTTTTGAATGTGAAGACCATTGATTGTCTGGATTGGAGTGAG TACGAGATTAATGTCCACCAATTCTTCACTGGATATTCAGAAGGTCGATTTCACAAAAACGATTGGCCTCAAATACTGAAATTGAAAGATTGGCCTTCTTCAAACCTATTTGAGGAAGTCCTGCCTCGTCATGCTGCAGAGTTTAAATGCTGCATACCTTTCAAGGAGTATACACATCCTACAAAAGGTGTTTTAAACATTGCTATTGCATTGCCTGATATATGTTTGAAGCCTGAAATGGGGCCAAAGACATATATTGCTTATGGAGTTGCTCAAGAGTTTGGGCGTGGAGATTCTGTAACCAAGCTTCACTGCAATACGTCTGATGCG GTAAATGTTTTGACACATACTGCTGAAGTGACCTTTTCTCCTGGACAACTTGCTAAAATAGAGAATTTGAAGAAGCAGCACTTTGAGCATGACCAAAGAGAAATTTTCGGAAAAACAGAGGCTTTGGATGTTAAAGTTT ATTGTATTCGGAATGAAATTGACTTTTCAATGATTCTAGATATGGATAGCAGTAATGATGGTGGAAAGTTGGTCGGGGTGGAATATGACGAAGGAG GTGCTCTCTGGGATATTTTCCGGAGACAGGATGTTCCTAAACTACTGAACTATCTTAACAAGCACTTCAGAGAATTTCGGCATACTTATTGTCTTCCAGTGCAAAAG GTTTATCACCCCATACATGACCAGACATTTTATTTGACTCTAGAGCATAAGAGAAAGCTGAAGGAAGAATATG GCATTGAACCATGGACATTTGTCCAAAAACTTGGGGATGCTGTCTTAATTCCTGCTGGCTGTCCTCATCAAGTCCGAAATTTGAAG TCATGCATAAAGGTTGCAATGGACTATGTCTCACCTGAAAATGTCAGTGAGTGCATTCGTTTGACAGAAGAATTCCGTTTACTTCCTGATGGCCATCGAGCTAACGAGGACATGTTGGAG GTAAAGAAAATGACTCTTTATGCAATGGATCGGGCATTGAAGGGTTTGGAGCCAAATGCAGggcaagttgtttttttttttttggttgagatTTGA